The Capsicum annuum cultivar UCD-10X-F1 chromosome 3, UCD10Xv1.1, whole genome shotgun sequence genomic sequence TTCAAGTCTGGTTCTTCTCAATCATGGTGAGTTCTTCCTTCATTGCAACTCTcaattttggatctttttttacTTCGCAAATATTTGTTGGCTCAAGAACAACCATGTTGCAtctctaatagatatcaaagagTGAACTTGTGCCTCTCACCGGAACATCATTCACCAATTCATCTTCTTTCAACTGGGGTATTTTACTTTGATCTGGAAATAGCACCGGTTCTGCTTCTTTCGAGTTCCATTTTTCATCCTCCATGAAATGAACATCTCTACTTACCAGAATTTTTCTTATATGAGGTTGGAAAACTCTGTAAGCCTTAGAAACAGTTCTATAACCCACGAATATTCCAGCTTCTGACTTTTTATCAAGCTTATCTCTTTTACTCTGTGGCACATAAGTAAAGCACAAACATCCAAACACTTTGAGATTTTTTAAAGAAGGTGTATACCTATACCAGATTTCAAATAGTGTCTTCCCTTCTAATGCTTTTATTGGAAGCCTGTTGAGTAGAAAGACTGATGTATGAGCAGCTTCTGCCCAATACTCTTTTGGCAAACACTTCTCATGCAAAAACCATCATGCCATCTCCATTATGGTACGATTCTTCCTCTCACTAACTCCATTTTGCTGTGGAGTATATAGAGCAGTGAGTTGGTGTTCAATTTTGGATTCTTCACAAAATGTATTGAATTGATCAGATGTATACTCCTTGCCATTGTTGGACCTTAATGATTGAATTTTACAACCACTTTGAGTTTCAATCCACTACTTGAATTTCCAGAAGATAGTGGCAACCTCTAACTTGAACCtgagaaaataaatccaacaCATTCTCGTATAGTCATAAATGAAAACTATGTAATACTTACTCCCTTTGAGTGACGGAGTTCGGTGAGGACCCGATAGATCTGTTTggattaattttaacttttcagtGGCTCTCCAGGTTGCTTTTTTGAAAGGAAGTCTTGCTTGCTTGCCAAATTGGCAAGTTTTGAAATCTGGAATTTCGGCTTTAGGATTAGGTAGCCCTCGAACcagatctttcttttgagagtTCATTATAGCAGCATGGTTGAAATGTTCGAGTCTTTTGTGCCAAACTTGTGCATTAACTTTAGTTGCAGAATAAACTTTTTGCTCATGATATAAAAGATCCAATGTAAAGATTCTTCCCTTCATCATTACCTTGAATAAGTTTCTGCCATCTTCATCCTTGATTTGACAGTAATTGGTTTCAAAGAGAAGTCTGAAACCATTCTCAAGCATCTGCCCAACACTCAACAAACTATGACTAATATTAGGTACAAAAAACACATCTTTGATAAGTTTTATACCTGAGGAGCATTTCATTTCCACAGTACCTTTGCCTTCGGCAGGAATGTAGTCTCCATTACCAACTTGTACTTTGAAAATTACTGAAGTATCCAACTCCTTGAAGAGATCACGATCAAAAGTCATGTGGTTTGTGCAACCACTGTCAATAAGCTACTTGTCACTCGAGCAGCTAGTTGCCAAACATGTCGCTACAAAGTGTTGTTCTTCATCTTCCTGATTAGCTAGCTGTGCAGCATTAGTTTGCTAAGTGTTTTTGCAAACCTTCTGATGATGTCCCATCTGCTGACATTTTTCACACTGTTGGTCTGGCCTTCTCCAGCATTTGAACGGTGGATGACCCTTCTTTCCACAATGCTTGCAATGAGGAAAATCACGTTTCGTTCCCTTGTTGATCCCAGGAGAATGAGAACTTGAGTTTTCCTTCTTgttctgcttcttcttttctttgtctCCCTGGTTTGATTGAACTTTTTCAGGTAGTGCACCCTCAACAGATCTTTCAGACCTCATTAGTCTTCTCTGTTCTTGTGCCTGTAAAGCATTCAATAGTTTCGCCAAACTAATCTGTGACAGATCCTTAGAATTTTCCAGCAAGGAAATAGTTGTTTCAAATCTTTCGGTAACTGttatgacaattttttgaaccaaTCTAGAATTAGGAAATTCAGAGCCAAGTAATCTTACATTGTTTGCAATGTTGAGTAATCTATCAGAATACTCTTTGATTGTCTCTGAATCCTGCATCTTCTGAAGTTCAAATTCTCGGATCAAGTTAAGAGTACGCATACCTTTGATCCGTTCATCTCCTTCATATTCTTTCTTTAAGAAATTCCAGACCTCAACAGCCAATTTTAATGTCATAATCCTGACAAAGATTTCAGATGAGACTGCAGCGAATAACGTTGCTCTAgcctttgattttcttgttttcttttcctTGTGATTCCTAATCTGCGCCATGGTTGGATTTTCAGGCAAGGGAGGAACTTCATAGTCCTCCTCGACAGCTTCCCACAGATCATTTGCCTCCATGTGTGCCTCCATTCTTGCTGCCCAGACATGATAGCCTTCACCTTTGAAGACTGGTGGTGCTAGTGCAGTAAAAGGAGTCTCTGAAtccataaaagaaaaaaacaagaagagaaagataTATTTCCCTCAAATGCAGGTCCCTCAAGAAGAGAGCTTTGATACCCATTTGTTAGAGTTCTAAGATAAATTCACTCTTAGAAACAGAACAAAGGCAAGAAACAGAGAAAGAATTTGTTGCTAGAAAGCTACTTTTTTCATTAAACTGAAATTGtacttaaatagaaaaaattgcaACAATCAAATCCTCTAATTAAGCAACTACttgtacatgattccatgatcatcacattcaaaaaaaattgaaccaTTAACACCTAAAAAACAGCAGCTAAACTAAGTTGAGAAGATGGCTAAAAAACTGGATAATGTCCAGCAACTATTCCTACTTTTACTGCAGAAAGTGAGGCAACAATCAACATTCTGCATAGGAATCTTTGGTACGTTATTTCAACTTAGACGTGCTTGTTTGACATTTTGCTTCAATCATATTCACCTCTTTTAATTTGTTgattaattatgatgatgatgatgattgtaacTACAATATTAGAGTTTGAAAagtcttgattttctttcttacTTGTTTGGATTATCCTATCTGTACACAAAAATTAAGTCCCACAACGTGTTCATATTTCATTTTCCAATAATTAATTGGCCAAAAACTTTGCTTAATATGAGGTTCTGCAATTTCAACTTATCTAGTCCTCATGTTCTTCTTACTCTTACTTCTGACTTCTGAGGTTATAATAGGTGACTTGTGACTTGTAACTGCTGTGTGGTAATTTAATGATGCCTAAAGTCTTTGTAATGTACGAGGCCAAGCCAATTAAAATATGCTGATTGATCTATATAGTTATAGTTACACACTCTAATAGAAAGGAATCATCACATTCATTGCTTTTTGCGACTTTTTTTATAGGCGCGCATAGATTACAGTAGTCTAACCGGCCTACCCTCCTACTCTCGTCTTTCTAAATTCTAATGGTTAGAGTTCACTGTttggttttcttttttaattttagctGGTTCTTAATTATAATTATGGTTATTATTTCTTGTTTAGATTATTAACATTAATAGTTTAATTTAGTTGATGGTTAATCGCAAGTTTCGATGGGTTCGACACGCTAATCATATCACTTTATTATTTGTACGATGGCTAAACTTACACGCATTCGGTGTATACACCAAATTAATGTTCTTTATAAAGGTTAAGTAATTAgattaagtaaaatatatattaattaatcatgattaagtaacatGAACTCTAAATTTAAACACATGACATGCATGAATTGAATTAATATATACACCAAGTGCATATAAATTTTAACCCTCCtgtatattatatttgaaagTAATAATGTCTAGGCTTAATAATTACTAGCTTCCTAATTTGGCCTAACATGTAACTTGTACATCTAAACTTTTCTAAGTATTTATTTGCCCTAAACTATAATTTTTGGCATAAATCGATTACTATCCTAATGCGTCTAAGTGGTTTCTTTTTAGCAGataagagaaaaaggaaaagtgaaaataatttcagcttcttgttttttctttattattttttcttatttttgtttagaACATTAGATTTggtagagattttttttttttatttttaaaatagactAGTTTTGGGCAAGCTTATTACAAACTGTTAGACCAACATGaattgtggtgcagtggatggagcAACaacacccttaaccagaggtcgagggttcgaccctgggtatggagaaaactttgttgggagcGCTGTCATCTTTATGGGCCCTGCAACACGCGATCCGGATTAGTCAGGGCTCCAATACCGGCATCAAATACCGGATGGAAACCCAAAAAAAACAAACAATCTCCCATTAGATTTTGGTTCGAGGTGTAATTACAGCAAACATTATTGTAATTTGGGTGTTAATTATAGGAACTTAGCATAGTTTAGGTGGGGAGTTTAATATATTAGGTTTAGGAGgatatcaatcaatcaatcaatagaCTATATACGTTTCAGTTTCAAATCTGTTGGGGTAGTAATTACTTTTTGTCTAATGTAAAGTTGGTACTTGGTACTGCACGCATATAAATGCAATAATACAGAGCTTTAAATCTCAATTAGTTGGTAAGATTTACTAggctataaaaataaaaagttgataaTATAAATGTTTCTAAGCTGCTAGAGATAGTCATCTATGGTAATCAATTTACCTAGGCAATATTGTTGAGAGATGTTTGATACCATGTGTTCATTGAACAGTTCCAAAATAGCAAGATGAAAGAATTAATGAACGCTGTAAATCAGTAAAGAAATAACCCCTCTGGTATCACTTGGTGGCATTTCAACAATAATAGTATACACGTACCACAAGAACTGGATTACAAGTAGTAACAACTAACAACAATAGGAACATTACTACAAAGCATTTCACATAATAAGGACATATAGTAATTAAACGGagcataacaaataataagtATGCCTTTTTTTTCCCCTTCATTTGTTTAATTAAGAGCAAGAGAGGATAATTAATTCATTAATTACTACTAATCACTCGAATAGATTCGTCATTTTGAGTAGGAAGTGGAAGGTGACCCTTCTCCTGCAGACTCTTCACTGTCTCATATAAGCATTGTTTCACAGGCGTAAACTCCAAGCCCAAGTCCTTCAGCTTTTGGTTCGAGAATTTGTACGGTTTTGCCCTAGGCCTCGTCTCGTCTGAGCAcctgaataaataataatacattTAATTATGATAATCTGTTCTAGAaatcctgagccgggggtctatcggaaactggaaacagcctctctacttttacgtggtatgatctgcgtacactttaccctcccaaGACCCCACTACGTGGGAatgcactgggtatgttgttgtaatctATTCTAGAAACACGATTACTGACACATTACTACTAATCATTGCTAACAATGACGTATCTATTTCAGTTTAATAATCGTTACAGATGAtttaaattactaagaaaatatgTCCCCTCCCACTATTGTCGACACTAAAGATGTCTCTAGATCATGCTAATAAAGGTAAAGTGAAAGGAAGAAGTGGCTGGGACCAGACAAGATTTGATGTTTTGTAGGTGAGGCAAATCCAAGTCCAGACATATTGCTAGAAACATACTTGAATGTTTGTGAATGGGTAGTGAGGGTAtacttttatttatcttttatatttgtttggtcaATAACCTACTAACACGTCATAATTTCAAACAGAAGAAAGTTCCCTTTTTTAGGCATAAAGAATCTTAGATATGGAGCATCTTCATTAATTGGTACCGAAGTTTGCATATGAATTAAATCCCGAGGATTGAAACTGCAGGAATGTTTGTAACGTGCCAACAAGCAAGCAACGAAGCTACGCCTAACATGTAGTTAAATAGGATTAGCGATGAATTTTACTGTTCAAGTTTTTTATTTGTAGTGCGCGTACTCTAAGCACCAAAGTTAGTTCAAATAATGGTTAAAATTTGCTGAAAGATATGAGGATAATTACTTGGTGGGGATGGGATACTCCGGGAAGAACTTGGCAAGGATTTCGACCACGTCGCCGCGATGAAGCACGCTCTCAGCACAGATATAGCGGCCAGATGCAGAACGAGTCTCGTAGACAAGTATGTGGGCAAGTGCAACATCCTTAACATGAACATATGCCTGAACTGAATTGGCATATGTTTTGGCAGAGCCAGTTAGGTACTTTAGTATGTGAAGAACACTTGCATTCACTGTTGGCTGGAGCAGTGGTCCAAGCACCAACACTGGGTTGATCACGACCAAATCCACTCCTTTTTCCCTTGCCTCATCCCACGCCGTTTTCTCCGCCACCATTTTCCCATAGCAGTACCAATTCTGCAAAGCCGTTTTTGAAAAACATGTCAAACAAATTGAAATCAACTATATGAAGGACACGCGCATCAGTGATTTTAGTTTCTTAAAAGACCTTAGtattcttgcagaagtcgagatCACTCCAGCAAGTCTCGTCCACAACTTTCTCGGTGGCCCTATCGGGGTCCATGTAGACCGCACCAATTGACGAAGTAAACACAACCCTTCCAACTTTGGCTTCTGCAGCTGCTGTTATCACATTCTTAGTCCCAATTACTGCTGGCTCCACCATTTGTTCCttcaccaaaaataaatataaaggacCAAAATGAAGAAGAAGCATTACATACTGGTGTACAAAGAACATACATATTTCAAACTTGGATGAACGTATTAGTGGGAAACTGAAAGCTAAAGCAACTTTTCCAGCACACCTTCAACGTGTTAGCTAATGATCAACTGTGGTTATAGACGTGGGCCCACTATTTACGAAAGTGAATAgatgtttcattttacttgtctattttaacaaatcaaagttatagtaattttttttttcacgaTAGCCTTAGTATTAAATAACAACATAAAGTAGCAGTAATCAGATTTAGAGGTTTAAAACATCACGGAAACAGTATTCTATATTTCAATCTCTTCCCTCCTGTCTTTTTCATAAATCTCAATCAACCACCATCAGAAAAAGAAAGGAAGACTCCTACGCCACTAGCTTGAGTGGCTGTAAACAATCCTAACAATGAAGCAATTCAAATGGCTTTAATTCTAAACAGTATCttattagaataattttttgaaatatttgagggttttgttgtttaatttatgtaatttatctCCATCAACATGAATTATACTTACTGGATCATCAGTGACAGGAGAAGCAGTGTGGAAGACTCCATCACAGCCATAGATTGCTTCTCTCAAACTTTGGTAGTCCAGAAGATCAGCTCTACACAGTGTCAGTCTCTCTTTTGCACCTTCAAGTTCTCTCAAGTGACTATTTTTGGGATCATCTGAAtacaaaatcataataatcaaataaaatatcattaatttggAAATGGGCATAATACGTAAATGTGTCCTTTTAACAATTGGTTTAAGCTCACATTTACGTCCTCTTGTGCACAAGTAAGCACATAAACATCCAACCTGACAAATTGCGTGAGATGCACGCATTCTACGTGTCAAATCACGAGATTTGCAACATAGCATATGTGTCTACTCGTGCAACTTTATATGATAGTTTAAGAGtatacaaaaatgtatcatgaatatTGTACAAAAATTGAAGATTTACCAGGATTTCTAACGGTTCCTCTAACAGTGTAGCCTTTTTGTAGGAGGATTTTAACAAGCCAAGAAGCAATGAAACCTCCGGCGCCGGTGACACAGACGACTTTGCCGGATTCCGATGGCATACTCttacttttatatattataagaggaaaatgaaagTAGTGAGTGATTTCAAGTTGATGGAAAAGATGGACAAGGGAGGAGTATATATAGGAGTTGGAAAAGCCAAAGCCAATATTCACCAACTTACCTACTACTGCAGGTTACATACACTAATTATTTCTTGGCTTCAGCCTTCAAATTTGGAACTTGAACTAGAAAATGGAATTTAGGAATTTTCTACCTTATTTGaattgggtgtgtttggtatgaaaggaaaacattttctcgaaaatgtttttcaattttctcatgtttggttggcttaaagattttaaaaaatgattttcaaattaacttatttttcaaaaatgacttccctttaaaaaaaaaaaacaaagtaagaaaaatatttttcaaaactctctttcaacctcactttaagttgaaatattcacacaactctcaaaatcactcattcCTACTTCGACCCTCAATCCCCCACCCCCATCCCCACCCCGCCTCCTACCACCccgattaaaaaaaatattttaattatttt encodes the following:
- the LOC107861980 gene encoding cinnamoyl-CoA reductase 1-like gives rise to the protein MPSESGKVVCVTGAGGFIASWLVKILLQKGYTVRGTVRNPDDPKNSHLRELEGAKERLTLCRADLLDYQSLREAIYGCDGVFHTASPVTDDPEQMVEPAVIGTKNVITAAAEAKVGRVVFTSSIGAVYMDPDRATEKVVDETCWSDLDFCKNTKNWYCYGKMVAEKTAWDEAREKGVDLVVINPVLVLGPLLQPTVNASVLHILKYLTGSAKTYANSVQAYVHVKDVALAHILVYETRSASGRYICAESVLHRGDVVEILAKFFPEYPIPTKCSDETRPRAKPYKFSNQKLKDLGLEFTPVKQCLYETVKSLQEKGHLPLPTQNDESIRVISSN